A genomic stretch from Halichoerus grypus chromosome 5, mHalGry1.hap1.1, whole genome shotgun sequence includes:
- the KPLCE gene encoding protein KPLCE, which produces MCDQQKQPQFPSSCVKGSGLGALQSTKYTSVKCPAPSQTQACVKCQVPCQTQTYVKYATPGQMYVKCPAPSQTTYVKCPAPCQTYMKCPAPCQTTYVKCPAPCQTQACYGQGPPSGQTYYVQAPASSSTTSCCVPDPCSAPCSTSYCCLAPRTFGVSPLRRWVQRPQDCSSGSSGCCEGSGCCCLGIIPMRSRGPACCDREDDCCC; this is translated from the coding sequence ATGTGTGACCAGCAGAAGCAGCCACAGTTCCCCTCATCTTGTGTGAAAGGTTCAGGATTGGGAGCTCTACAGAGTACCAAATATACCTCTGTGAAATGCCCAGCTCCATCCCAGACTCAAGCCTGTGTGAAATGCCAAGTGCCATGCCAGACTCAAACCTACGTGAAATATGCAACTCCTGGCCAGATGTATGTGAAATGCCCAGCTCCATCCCAGACAACCTATGTGAAATGCCCAGCTCCTTGTCAGACATACATGAAGTGCCCAGCTCCATGCCAGACAACCTATGTGAAGTGCCCAGCCCCCTGCCAGACCCAGGCATGCTATGGCCAGGGCCCTCCTTCTGGCCAGACCTACTACGTTCAGGCTCCTGCGAGTAGCTCGACCACCTCATGCTGTGTACCTGATCCATGCTCTGCACCCTGTTCCACCAGCTACTGCTGCCTGGCTCCCCGGACCTTCGGGGTGAGTCCCCTGAGACGCTGGGTCCAGCGACCCCAGGACTGCAGCTCAGGATCATCTGGCTGCTGTGAAGGTTCTGGGTGCTGCTGTTTGGGGATTATCCCCATGAGGTCCCGAGGTCCTGCGTGCTGTGATCGTGAGGATGACTGCTGCTGTTAA